The following are encoded in a window of Cyprinus carpio isolate SPL01 chromosome A13, ASM1834038v1, whole genome shotgun sequence genomic DNA:
- the LOC109066830 gene encoding kinesin-like protein KIF16B: protein MTNFLFSLSQDDCGLIPRICKGLFHHINGVLHKDEASFHMEVSYFERVRDLLPSTETRGCELRLREHPKDGPYVEALCRHNVQNYCILRLAS from the exons atgacaaattttctgTTTTCCCTTTCTCAGGATGATTGTGGACTGATTCCACGGATCTGTAAGGGGCTGTTCCACCACATCAATGGAGTGTTACATAAAGACGAAGCATCATTTCACATGGAGGTCAG CTACTTTGAGCGGGTCCGAGACCTCCTTCCCAGCACAGAGACACGAGGCTGTGAGCTTAGATTGAGGGAACATCCTAAAGATGGACCATATGTGGAGg CTCTCTGCAGACACAATGTACAGAACTACTGTATACTGAGGTTGGCCAGTTGA